TCCTTCTCTCCTTCCCTGATTTGCCACACCTTCCCCCACTTCTCTCTCGAAACCtttccttctttctcttctATATTTGATTGGTTAGCCTTCAATCCcttatttcttttcctttcttttcccaACTCAGCCACACACATGTGGCTTAACcatttaataatataaataatataattaaaaatagtGATTTCCTCAAAATACCTTCGGATTCGTAACTCCGCAACTCTTTAACCGTAGCTCCAAATTCACCTCCGCTTGCATCTACACGTTCGTATCATCGTAAACTTTAGGAATACGCTAAAGGATTAATTCATACACCTCACTATACATTGATCAGCGAAAGTCAAGACCCTCGCCTCTAAGGGAATTTTCGTAAAATAacgcttttaaaatttgtaaaaacataaaatcagggacgggttgtcacatgtGAAGTGTGGAATAAAAAGGACGAAacataggattttaatcaagtCTCCTTAGCCATattggttcactttacaccaaaggaagttcatgaattcttttctaattgattataaatggcttagactctaTAGTGGGATtagttggaacttttgaaaaatgttctgatttttaatgttttctatggatgacaacttgaaggtgaaaattttgtcttagttaatttttgtttaagtttctggtttgctagtttttattttaggaaaactaatgaaaagggcttgaaaactttgagttttaatgataaggacaaaataaagggtaaagtgaatagtaccaggtttgactttttagtgtaaaaatgtggtttttcgttaaagtgaacagtaccgtgggcttttcgttaaaactccttttatttttttcttgaggacaagcaacaagctaagtttgggggtatttgatgaatccatattataccatatattttaccctattcctAGTTATAGTTTaatggttattttggtagaactttgatactttgttatgtattttgaatgtaggacattcgacttcctctggagcaaaaagtgatcaaacggatgaattttggagtgaatttaattggaggatgttcgtgagtgtttcaagatgattgtgtcaaaatttcagAGTTTTCTACCAAGCTGTTTGACTGtggcaatgaaataaagacTCAGCACGCAGTTTTCCAGATTGACGTTTTTGGACGTTTTGGGCACTTTGGAGGTCAAtatggcatattttgaggacGATTTTttctgaggatttgtaggggacatcttcagctttcaaaagagacattctgggaccaaatcggagttgatttgtTTGGTCAAAGGTCTGATTTTCTGAGAAGTTCGAATTTCAatttaaataggaaaccttttatttcctagttatcttattctattatgtttcctagtttttagaagaccttttctaggtaggattttattttgtagtagtataaaaaAGGTTATTTAGCCGTTAGAAAGGAGAATGCATCAATACTTTGCTAGGCTTGGAGAGTTTTTgacgattcaagtttattttcaaggtgttttctatccatgttcttaataatattttattttatgattgttaGTAACTAGTTGCGTTTGCTAGGGCGAGGCCATGagtcttagcaagaatatgtagtttcttttcaatttacttatgatatcatgcatgcaagttttgaattattaatcatcggtttaaactatctaattgtcttgatgattggccaccattaggatatttagaaaagtaattcgATGCAATTTTGGCGCAGGGTTGTCCCTAAAATTAactaaggcttcttgtggtCAATATGTGTAATttcttaggatggacgacacgttttaagggttatatggtttttcaaaaggatttcacaaaacttaatgagtcttgcatgttcacatttgATTTGGACGCCACGAACGGGTTGCATTTTAGATATACGttttatgttggaggttccaagtagggcatactttaggaaaacctaaccttcaaaatatgcatgggtaattcataagtaattggaagaattaCATAGGATTATTAAGGTGACGGTGGAACCTTAGTGCTTAAATAgatttttaaaactattttcttttgttctctttactttgtcaatttatttaattatttttaattaaattcatttttaatattttaggtcataaaatcaacctcttccaaactttgttttcaaataattaattaagatttggttttaacgtaaattattcattcaatccatgTGGAAAACAACCTTGCTTGATCTACTATACTACAATTACCTTATACTCTTGTAAgtattttaagtatttttatccctatttttacaagtggtaaaaatcctatcatcaATTATTTAGATAATCCCAAGTGAGATCGTAGTACTTTGTCTCCATTTAGCAAAAGACACTTGGTATAGTTAAAACCAACCCGAGAAATGCTTAACATGCAGCTATCCTATTAATTACTAACAACTTCCCATAAAATGCTAAGAATTGTTTGGCCATTTGCCTGTAGAAACATGACAAAGTGAGTTGCTAATCCGTTAAGTAGTCTCTCTTGCTTTAGCAAATTTCTCACATGGAGACTGGAGAGGCACCCCCTCCTCCAccaacaaattcaaaaattgaaagagaagaAGGCAAATGCCATACAAACACACCTCTCATGAAGAAAAACGTGACTTGATGCAAAGGACAAAATAATTGGAATCGTCTTTCCTCCTAATAAGACAATAAAGATTGAGAATCTAGGCAATCGTTGTTCACTCTCAGTCTGTCATAAAGACACTCAAAAATCAATATTTAAAACGCTCAGAAAAAGAGTATAGGATGAAATCTCATATGTTTCTCAAACTCATGGTGCTTGGATTTGATGTTAGAGGCAATCATGTGAACCAATTCTTACAGAGTAAGTTGAGTTTCTTCATTTACATTGACTATTTTTGCACTTTTGCTCTTGGTGGTGTCATATTCatctaagttcattcttttgCAACCAAAACTCTCTACCAAACTAagcataaattattaattttttataagccTCAAAACCCCAATAAAACTCCAACTTCTCTTCACAAAACCATGAACTCACAATCTCAaaacaccaccaccaaaacctgTGATCCAGAGTGCACAAAACcctcttgtttcttctgcaGCATGAAAGAGCCGGACCCATCTAACCAAAACGTGAAAATCATCAGAGCCTTGTTAGATTTGCCTTTCAGCCATGACCAAGAGCATGTCCTTGTACTAAGCAGCCTGTGGAACATAGCCATGGAAAACCCTAATGACCCTGAATTTCCATCTCTTGGAATATTTGAATGCATGGCAAAGCTTATTCACAAAGGACTCAATGACAAGGAGTGGCTGCTGACTGATCAGAACATTTATATTCCTTACTATGCTGCTCATATCATCGGGTCATATGCCATGAACATAGTTGAATTTGCTGAGGAGGCTGTAAAATCCGGGGTGGTTTTGCCTTTATTAGAACTGATGAGAGGTGAGATCACATGGGTGGAGCAGCGGGTAGCGGTTCGTGCTCTTGTTCATATAGCTGGACATGACAAGGTGTTTGAAGAAGCCTTTTCTGCAAATGAGTTTGAGATTGTAGAATTAGCCATGGAGATAGCCTTGACTGGCCCAAAAGAGGTTTACGATAAGTTTGCTGGGTTGGAACGTACAGAAAGATTGAAGTACCATTGCAATTTGGTTACAAGTGGGGTTGACGGAGGGTAGGAGATTGAGAACCGAAAGGCGGAAGAGTGGGCGAGCCAGCTTCAGTGCTGGTCTCTCAGCCTTCTCCACTCCTTTGCACGCAGAGAAAAGTCTCTAAATTTAATCTGCAGGAAGGAATTCTTGGTTAAATTATGTGTAATGTGGGGTGGTTTGGAAAATCAAACCTCACCTGCTGGAATTGGGTTGTTGAGAACACTTTGTCAAACCAAATTTGGTAGACAAAGTGTAGCGAATTCAGAAGAAGTTGTGGTGGCACTCTGCAATCTGTCGAGGTCATCAGATGATTGGCACATCATGGCCATTGATTCCCTCTTGCTTCTTCTCAAAGACCCCGAAACAAGATACAAAGTCATGGAGAAATCAGTTGTGTTTCTTGTTGATCTGGTTGAGCTTAGAAGCTGTGGAGGAAGACCGAAAGTAGGAGACACAATTGCGCAGACGCTCTTAATAGATTATCATAAAATAAAGTATGGAAATTTGAAAGTGGAGAGCAAAAACGCTGAGATAGCATTGGAGGAGATATGGGATTTGAAGGTTGacagaaagaggagagagagactaATGTTTGAACAAGAagttagaaagaaaaaatcaatGGTGAAGGAGCTGAAGCAACGAGGGAATGAAAGCTTTCAGTCAGGGAACCTTGAAAAAGCTGTGCTGGAGTACTCAGAGGCCATGGATTTGTGCCCACTGAAGATACGAAACGAGAGGATTGTGCTGCATAGCAATAGAGCTCAGTGTTTCTTGCTGTTGAAGAAGCCTGATGCTGTCATTAGTGACACAACCAGAGCTCTGTGCTTATCTAGCTCAATGAGTCCTCATGGTAAGAGCCTGTGGAGAAGATCACAGGCTTATGACATGAAAGGGTTGGCCAAAGAGAGCTTGATAGACTGCTTAGCGTTTGTTAATGAACGATTGAAGTCTAAGGAACCCAAAACTGAAAAAATCCCGAGCTACGCGGCGCATATGTATATCAAGCAGATGAACAGAACCTGGTTATTTGCTCCTGCCACGTCCAGGACGTTTAACATGCATGAAGATTTATTAGAACTCCATGAGCGCTGTGAGTCCTCTTAACTAAGCACAGTCTATTAATCTTGATTTGCAACGTTGCTCTTTTCTTATTTTGGTAATTGCTACATTTTTATATTAAGTAATACCAATAATGTATCACTTTAGAGTTTAGAGTAGTATCTAACATATTGTCGATGAAACATTCTTCTTTTCTTATTTGGTAAAGCACTGCTAGAGTGGCAATAATATTTACTTTACAATATTTATTACATTATCAAAGAAAGCATTATCATTTTCTTATTTGGGATAGTCAAGTACCAATTAACATTAACTACTAGGTTGTCAATATCTAGTAATTTTGACATTGTATCAATTTTCATCAGTATCTAGTACGTTGCCGTTGCAACATTACTCTGATTCTTACTAAGAAAATCCTGACACCAATCTACAAACGGCTAGGTTGTTTATATGTGGTAATACCAACAATGTATCACTTTCCAGTATCTAGTACATTGTCGTCATAACATTACTCTTATTCTTACAAGGAAAATCCTGAAACCAATCTACAATATTAGCTAGGTTGTCGATATGTAGTAATATGACAATGTATCACTTTACAATATAGCACATTGTTGATGTACATTACCATTTACTTATATGAGAAAGTCGATACCAATCTATAGGTTGTTGAGATCTAGTAATaacattttattaatttacatTATCTAATACATGGTCGATGCAGAATTACTCTTTTcttgtttagggtttagggtttagggatagagagggggaagctagccaaatgtgggattccatggctagttgtatccgaaaagtagcaaaagaggtattaggagagtccaagggctttgccccacaccaaaaggaatcttggtggtggaatgaggaggtacaaacaaaggtgaaggctaagaatgaatgttgtaaagccttatacaaggagaggaccgatgaaaatggtgaaaggtatagaaaagcgaagcaagaggcgaagaaagctgtcagagaagctaagttagcggcttacgacgatatgtataaacgactagataccaaagaaggagagttggatatctataaactagctagagcaagggaaaagaagacaagggacctaaaccaagtgaggtgcatcaaggatgaggatggaaaggttcttgctacagagaacgcggttaaagacagatggagaggttattttcataatcttttcaatgaaggacatgaaaggagtgcttctttaggggagttgagtaactcagaagagtgtagaaactactctttttatcgtcgaatccggaaggaagaagtggttgtagctttgaagaagatgaagcatagaaaagaaataggcccagacgatataccaatcgaagtgtggaaagttttgggagagacaggtataacatggctcactgaccttttcaataggattttgaaaacgaagaagatgccaaatgagtggcgaacgagcactttggtgcctatctacaagaataagggcgacgtacaaaattgcatgaactataggggtattaagttaatgagtcatacaatgaagctctgggagagagtcattgagcatagattgaggcaagagacacgggtttcggacaaccaattcgggttcatgccagggcgctcaaccatggaggcaatctatctcttacgaagattgatggaaagatatagagatgggaaaaaggatttacacatggtctttatagatttggaaaaagcgtatgatagggtcccaagagacattctttggaggattttagagaagaaaggagtacgagtagcatatatccaagctataaaggatatgtatgaaggagcaaagactgccgtaagaactcatgaaggacaaaccgaaagctttcccataactgtaggattacatcaaggctcatccttaagtccttacctttttgcgttggtaatggatgagttaacaagacatattcaagatgatattccttggtgtatgcttttcgcagacgatatagtgttgatagatgaaactcaggagggggtaaatgcaaagcttaacctttggagagaagtgttggaatctaaaggtcttcgcctaagccaatcaaagacagaa
Above is a window of Malus sylvestris chromosome 15, drMalSylv7.2, whole genome shotgun sequence DNA encoding:
- the LOC126602870 gene encoding LOW QUALITY PROTEIN: uncharacterized protein LOC126602870 (The sequence of the model RefSeq protein was modified relative to this genomic sequence to represent the inferred CDS: substituted 1 base at 1 genomic stop codon), with the translated sequence SIHVENNLACTTKTCDPECTKPSCFFCSMKEPDPSNQNVKIIRALLDLPFSHDQEHVLVLSSLWNIAMENPNDPEFPSLGIFECMAKLIHKGLNDKEWLLTDQNIYIPYYAAHIIGSYAMNIVEFAEEAVKSGVVLPLLELMRGEITWVEQRVAVRALVHIAGHDKVFEEAFSANEFEIVELAMEIALTGPKEVYDKFAGLERTERLKYHCNLVTSGVDGGXEIENRKAEEWASQLQCWSLSLLHSFARREKSLNLICRKEFLVKLCVMWGGLENQTSPAGIGLLRTLCQTKFGRQSVANSEEVVVALCNLSRSSDDWHIMAIDSLLLLLKDPETRYKVMEKSVVFLVDLVELRSCGGRPKVGDTIAQTLLIDYHKIKYGNLKVESKNAEIALEEIWDLKVDRKRRERLMFEQEVRKKKSMVKELKQRGNESFQSGNLEKAVLEYSEAMDLCPLKIRNERIVLHSNRAQCFLLLKKPDAVISDTTRALCLSSSMSPHGKSLWRRSQAYDMKGLAKESLIDCLAFVNERLKSKEPKTEKIPSYAAHMYIKQMNRTWLFAPATSRTFNMHEDLLELHERCESS